The nucleotide window GCAAGGGCTGCTTTTTCATAGTTATTATATGTACCGAATTTTGAACCGTCCGACACATCGTCAGTCTGAGTAACAGGAACTGTTCCTGTATCAGCAGTTTGAGGCGTATTTGCAGCATCTCCGTTTTGAGTAGCTTCTGTTATTATTTTGTCAATTTCAGACTGAGTAGCCTGTTGCTGCTGTTGTGCTTGCTGATTAGTCTGCTGCTGTTTTTGACCATTTTTCTTTTGTGCTATTTCATTCAGTAAATTTTGTACCGATGCTTTTTCCTGAGGAGTTATATTAGGATCATTCAAAAGTTTTCTTGCACTTTGTTCAGCTCTGTCATATTTCCCTTGCTGAATAAGCGTATCTATTGTCTGAATTTTCCCTAATAAATCTCCCTTTACGATTATGGCAACAGTAAGTATAAGTGTTATGAGTGATATTATTTTTTTCATTTTTCCCTCCGTTTCATGAGGGCTCATTGCCGCCCTCATACTCCCGCTACCCGCGTTCTACGTGACTACGTCAACTCCGAAAATACGGGAATTTATTTAATAACCTTTATCATTATATTTTAAATCACTTCTCTTAGAATCTCATTAAAATATCTATATAATTAAAATTCAAGATTTTTTGTTGTTCTAGGGAAAGGTATTACATCTCTTATGTTGGTCATTCCTGTTATGTACATAAGTATTCTGTCAAATCCCAAACCGAAACCTGAATGAGGTACACTTCCGTATTTTCTAAGATCCAGATACCACCAGTAATCCTGTTCATTGAGTCCCATTTGATTTATTTTATCCAAAAGAACATTGTAGTTATCTTCTCTTTGGCTTCCACCTACTATTTCTCCGATTCCTGGAGCCAACAAATCAACGGCTCTTACTGTTTTTCCGTCTTCGTTCAGTTTCATATAAAAGGCTTTTATATCTTTAGGATAGTCTGT belongs to Pseudoleptotrichia goodfellowii and includes:
- a CDS encoding tetratricopeptide repeat protein; translated protein: MKKIISLITLILTVAIIVKGDLLGKIQTIDTLIQQGKYDRAEQSARKLLNDPNITPQEKASVQNLLNEIAQKKNGQKQQQTNQQAQQQQQATQSEIDKIITEATQNGDAANTPQTADTGTVPVTQTDDVSDGSKFGTYNNYEKAALAKRNASTIYQLCQLYFKDGLFERAANLAKKDTSGDIRNLYVVAISSRLMGNYDQSIDYYNRILASSPGEAQARLGIGIAYKGKGDYGKALEYLRSYASSNPDREVTREIAILNEVIANNK